A single window of Acidimicrobiales bacterium DNA harbors:
- a CDS encoding GntG family PLP-dependent aldolase produces MSGGLVDLRSDTVTRPTAEMRRAMAGAEVGDDVYGEDPTVNRLQEAYAERVGKDAALYVPSGVMANQLALRVLCRPGATVVTGARQHVVIYENGAGGRNAAVQFATVDDADGTLAPEDVTWALEAAEHHHPAPGLVCVENTHMPAGGVPYPLFALKALRVAAGALPVHMDGARLFNAEVATGVPAAAYAAEATTVMSCLSKGLCAPVGSVLAGPADVIEAARLERARMGGGMRQAGVIAAAGLVALRTMVDRLAEDHGRARRLAEAVAARWPGAGCDPGAVPTNVVVFRHPEPARLLEHLRAAGVLAGTIAPRVVRLVTHHDVDDAAVGRACASLASAP; encoded by the coding sequence ATGTCGGGCGGCTTGGTGGACCTGCGGTCGGACACCGTGACCCGTCCCACCGCCGAGATGCGGCGGGCGATGGCCGGCGCCGAGGTGGGCGACGACGTCTACGGCGAGGACCCCACCGTGAACCGCCTCCAGGAGGCGTACGCCGAGCGGGTCGGCAAGGACGCGGCGCTGTACGTCCCGAGCGGCGTCATGGCGAACCAGCTGGCGCTCCGGGTCCTGTGCCGGCCGGGGGCCACGGTCGTGACCGGCGCCCGCCAGCACGTGGTGATCTACGAGAACGGCGCGGGCGGCCGCAACGCGGCCGTGCAGTTCGCCACCGTCGACGACGCCGACGGCACCCTGGCGCCCGAGGACGTGACGTGGGCGCTCGAGGCGGCCGAGCACCACCACCCGGCGCCCGGCCTGGTGTGCGTCGAGAACACCCACATGCCGGCGGGCGGCGTGCCCTACCCCCTGTTCGCCCTCAAGGCCCTCCGTGTAGCGGCCGGCGCCCTGCCCGTCCACATGGACGGCGCCCGCCTGTTCAACGCCGAGGTGGCGACCGGTGTCCCCGCCGCGGCTTACGCGGCGGAGGCGACCACCGTGATGTCCTGCCTGTCCAAGGGGCTGTGCGCCCCCGTGGGGTCGGTGCTGGCCGGCCCGGCCGACGTGATCGAGGCGGCGCGCCTGGAGCGGGCCCGCATGGGCGGCGGGATGCGCCAGGCGGGCGTGATCGCGGCGGCCGGGCTGGTCGCCCTGCGCACGATGGTGGACCGCCTGGCCGAGGACCACGGGCGGGCCCGGCGACTGGCCGAGGCGGTGGCCGCCCGCTGGCCGGGCGCCGGCTGCGACCCGGGGGCCGTGCCGACGAACGTGGTCGTGTTCCGCCACCCCGAGCCGGCGCGCCTGCTGGAGCACCTGCGCGCCGCCGGCGTCCTCGCCGGCACCATCGCCCCCCGGGTCGTGCGCCTGGTCACCCATCACGACGTCGACGACGCCGCGGTCGGGCGCGCCTGCGCCTCGCTGGCGTCGGCGCCGTAG
- a CDS encoding inositol monophosphatase family protein, translating into MPAAPPPSVGAPDPVELVALARAAAVAAGDLLLEGQDGAAADVGTKTSGTDMVTAVDRASEALITETLLGARPGDAVLGEEGGLAGAGTSGVRWIVDPLDGTTNYLYGFPAWAVSVAAEYDGEVIAGVVHDPSHGETFTAVRGGGAECNGRRLEVTGAPDLSVALVATGFAYEAASRARQGQVVARVVPCVRDVRRAGSAALDLCWVGAGRVDLYYERGIQLWDRAAGMLVAAEAGAVVTVLPDDTTVAAPPQLYQPLLDLLGS; encoded by the coding sequence GTGCCCGCCGCCCCGCCGCCGTCGGTGGGCGCGCCCGACCCCGTCGAGCTGGTGGCGCTGGCCCGGGCCGCCGCGGTCGCGGCGGGCGACCTCCTGCTGGAGGGCCAGGACGGTGCCGCCGCCGACGTGGGCACCAAGACCAGCGGCACCGACATGGTCACCGCCGTCGACCGGGCCAGCGAGGCGCTCATCACCGAGACCCTGTTGGGCGCCCGCCCGGGGGACGCCGTGCTCGGCGAGGAGGGCGGGCTCGCCGGGGCGGGGACGTCGGGGGTGCGGTGGATCGTCGACCCCCTGGACGGCACCACCAACTACCTCTACGGGTTCCCCGCCTGGGCGGTGTCGGTGGCGGCCGAGTACGACGGCGAGGTGATCGCCGGGGTGGTGCACGACCCGTCGCACGGGGAGACCTTCACCGCCGTGCGGGGCGGGGGCGCCGAGTGCAACGGGCGCCGCCTGGAGGTGACCGGCGCGCCCGACCTGTCCGTCGCCCTCGTCGCCACCGGGTTCGCCTACGAAGCGGCGTCCCGGGCCCGCCAGGGCCAGGTCGTCGCCCGGGTGGTGCCCTGCGTCCGGGACGTGCGCCGGGCCGGCTCGGCCGCTCTCGACCTGTGCTGGGTCGGTGCCGGCCGGGTCGACCTCTATTACGAGCGGGGCATCCAGCTGTGGGACCGGGCCGCCGGGATGCTGGTGGCGGCCGAGGCGGGGGCCGTCGTCACCGTCCTCCCCGACGACACGACGGTCGCCGCCCCGCCCCAGCTGTACCAGCCGCTGCTCGACCTCCTCGGCTCCTAG
- a CDS encoding PIG-L deacetylase family protein, with the protein MARPVDDVPARALAVYAHPDDPEVSCGGTLARWAAAGTDVHVVICAAGDKGSSDPGVRPEDLARRRAGEVEAANAVLGVSGTHLLGHPDGEVENTAALRAQLVALVRRLKPQVVVCPDPTAVFFGSRYFNHRDHRELGWATLDAVAPAAASPHYFPDAGPPHQVEAVYLSGTLEPDLWVEITGSIDAKAEALLCHASQLGETGEWLRQVVQQRAEEGGRVAGVPYAEGFRVLRLTA; encoded by the coding sequence GTGGCCCGACCGGTGGACGACGTGCCCGCCCGTGCCCTGGCCGTCTACGCCCACCCCGACGACCCCGAGGTGTCGTGCGGCGGCACGCTGGCCCGGTGGGCGGCCGCCGGCACCGACGTCCACGTGGTGATCTGCGCGGCGGGCGACAAGGGCTCGTCGGACCCCGGCGTGCGCCCGGAGGACCTGGCCCGCCGGCGGGCCGGCGAGGTGGAGGCGGCCAACGCCGTGCTGGGCGTGTCCGGCACCCACCTGCTCGGCCACCCCGACGGCGAGGTCGAGAACACCGCCGCCCTGCGGGCCCAGCTGGTCGCTCTGGTGCGCCGGCTCAAGCCCCAGGTGGTGGTGTGCCCCGACCCGACGGCGGTGTTCTTCGGGTCCCGCTACTTCAACCACCGCGACCACCGGGAGCTGGGCTGGGCCACCCTCGACGCCGTGGCCCCGGCGGCCGCCAGCCCCCACTACTTCCCCGACGCCGGGCCGCCCCACCAGGTGGAGGCCGTCTACCTGTCGGGGACGCTCGAGCCCGACCTGTGGGTCGAGATCACCGGCTCCATCGACGCCAAGGCCGAGGCCCTGCTGTGCCATGCGAGCCAGCTGGGCGAGACGGGGGAGTGGCTGCGCCAGGTCGTGCAGCAGCGGGCCGAGGAGGGGGGTCGGGTGGCCGGCGTGCCGTATGCCGAGGGGTTCCGGGTCCTGCGGCTCACGGCGTAG